The genomic region CTCTTATCGGCGCTGATTGGCTTAGCTGTCGTGACATCAGCTTCAATTATTCGAAACCCCTTTCACATACTTTGAGCTCGAAACGATTCTACCAATCCAGAGACAATTTGCTCTAGAGGGATCATTTACATCCATTTTTCGCTATAGTTGTACGTTCTTTTCTCACTAATGGATATTTGAGCCCCGTCTCCTTCTTTTTGGCGTTATAGTAAACCTGGTTTATCTGGCGATATCCTGTCGAGCACAACATGACGGTCGCGCGGCCAGTTCGGGCGTTGATCGCCGGCGGATGCATTCTCTGGTGTTTCTTTCTATGGCAGATATTTGCTCCATCATGGTCGCTAAGAGGTCCCGGTGATCGCTACTCCAACTTTGAACGGGATCCTATGTTAGATCGTAAGTCGCAAAGAGCATCGACGCCAATTGTTGCTAACTGATATAACAGCTACCGATGAACCAGAAGGAGTGTTACATCGTACGAGTCCGAGATATGCCCACGATGCGAAAAAGACGGAGCGCATCGATGCGACGCTATTAGCGCTTGTGCGGAACGAGGAGGTGGATGCCATGGTCATGTCGATGAGGGACCTCGAAAGGACATGGAACTCCAAGTTTAATTACCCCTGGACGTTTTTCAACGATAAGCCTTTCACGGAAGAGTTcaagaggaagacaagaGCGGCTACGAAGGCGAAATGTAACTACGGTAGGTCCTTGTCtaggaagaggagaggagagaagagaagagtaTATGCTGATGCTACGACCAGAAATCATCCCCAAGGAACATTGGGACATGCCCTCCTGGATCGACGAAGAGCTCTTTCAAGAATCCGCAAAGATCCTCGAAAAGAACGGCGTCCAATATGCAAGCAAGATATCATACCACCAAATGTGTCGATGGAACAGCGGTCTCTTCTACAAGCATCCAGCCCTGAAGGACATTCGCTACTACTGGCGTGTCGAGCCTAACGTGCACTTCTTCTGCGATGTCGACTACGATGTTTTCCGCTACATGCACGATAACAACAAGACATACGGCTTCACCATCAACCTCTACGACGATCCCAAAACCTTACCTTCGTTGTGGCCCGAGACAGTCAAGTTTCTCGCTGAGCATCCTAACGCAATTCACGAGAATAGCGCTGTAGCTTGGGTCACCGATGATATTCGTCGGCCGTCAACGAACAGAAAGGCTCAGGGATACTCGACATGCCATTTTTGGAGTAATTTTGAGATTGCGGATATGTCATTTTGGAGGAGTAAGACTTACGAAGACTACTTCAACCACCTCGATCGTGCGGGTGGATTCTTCTATGAACGATGGGGTGATGCTCCAGTTCATAGTATTGCACTTGGTCTATTTGAGGACCAGAGCAAGATTCATTGGTTCGTATTCAACCTTTCTTCCACATGCAGGAGACTAACAATGCATCTCAGGTTCCGTGATATTGGATATCAACACAtccccttcttcaactgtcCCAACTCACCAAAGTGTAAGGGCTGTGTAACTGGCCGTCTCACTGACGGTGAGGCCTGGTTGCATCGAGAAGACTGTCGACCCAACTGGTTCAAGTACGCCGGTATGGGCTAACAAGCTTTGTCTCATGTAAAAATTTGACAATATTTGATGCATAGAAAGGGGTACAGAGTTTTGGTTTCTGGCAATTTGGATAACGATTTGGCGCCGGTGGAAAGCTATTAATGTTCAAGCAAGCTGGAAGGGGTATCATGATGGACAATATTTTGTCTGTACGAATTGGAAAACGcctttgatgatgatgatgtatTAGATTCGAGAATAAACAAAGGCGCTATCTCGCTTGATCTTAAAAGTAATGGGTATAAAAGATGTCTACAAGGCTCCATAGACAGTCACTACGCCTGATGTTCCACCAACGCAGAACTGATCTCCCCAGCCATCCTCCCTCCACGCCATACAACTCACAACATTACTCCTCGCCTTCTCCTTTCCATCCCGGCcaacagccttcttcttAGGTTCAAACCCTTCTGGCCCCCAAGGAACCGTCACCTTGGCCGCCAACTTTCCCGTCAACAAATCCCAAGCCCATATCCTTCCATGTCCGTTAGGTGCAGGCTCACCGGCCATGGCATCGCCAACCACTACGTACTTCTCTTTGCCGCCCAGCAGCGCCTGCAGCTTGACATCTTCGTTCTTCCATCCTGGGTCGGTGTATGCGCGTAGACAGGAGCCGTTGTCGCGGTCCATCAGACGGAGTTTGTTGTCGAGACTTCCGACCAACATGGTGCGTCCGTCGCGGGTGAGACTGAGACTCGTAACGGGTGCGCCTATCACATCGGTTGTGACTTTTCCCATGCGGATATCGTAGCTGCGTACGCGACCATCGACGCTCCCTGCGAGGACTTCAGGGCCACGGATGGCGAGACATGTTACCGCATCGTTGGCATCATCGAGAACCTGTATAGGCTTGAAGCTGTTGCTCTTCGTATCCCATAATCTCACCGTAGTGTCAAACCCTGCGCTGACAATAATAGAATCACCTTCTCCCGCAAAGCTCACACAATTAATACGAGCCGTATGGCCATGAACGTTACCACCAAATCGCTTAGTCGTAACAGCAGTGCTCACGTCCCAAAGGAACACGCTGCGATCACCGCCAGCCGACACAAACCGTTCATTATCGGCAGCGACAGAGAGGCTCAACACTTCATAGCCGTGAGCAGCATAAGTCTGAATCAGTCGACCCTGAGGAACAACGCTGTGACGATCACCGGGGCCAGATGTGCTGGGAAATGGGTTGTAGAGACGGATGGATCGGTCCGCGGAACCGGTGAGGATGTAGGTGCCTGGAGAGGCGGAGTATGCAAGGGCATGGACCGGGCCTTTCAGTGTGTGTTAGTGTAAGCGACAGCGCGGCATATGCCTTGAAATTGCTATAAGTTGGTGGGATATGACATGATACGATATGATGGGATAGATACGCCACGCCTGAAGCCAAGAGTAAAGATATGGAGGAACTGACCATTAGCGCCCAAAAGATGAGCAGATGGCTTATCGGGAAACCCCATTTCAAGATATTGATAATTATTGATATTGTCAAGTAAAGagtgagatgaaggaagCTCTGACGTTTCTACGGCAGATGCATGTTTCCAGTGCATTACCTAATCAGGCTAGCTGCATATCTCTATGCAACCCGATGATTATGGACGTTGCCGTAAGGGAAATCGGGCTAATTATACCGATAGCCACactcccccccccccctctCCTCAACACTCGACCGTTACCTACTATGTACGAATAAAGGTCACTGCAGTGTAACCATAGGCCACCTTGCAGATCCAGACTTTCATGATGATGTACATGGAGAACATGCGAGGTTATTTGGGGAAAATAAGTACCTCATATGCCGAGAGGCAAAGCAATCTGTGGTACACGTATGTACGTGTCATGTCGGCTTTTTTTTGCAGTAGACGAGATAGGAAGTTGGTATTAATTAGATGAGGCTACGTTGGTCAAGCAAGCAGTAGTATCGTGATCAAGTTGGGCATCATttacaaccaacaaccaatATCTTACGACATAGAATTCAATCACACTACGGTTTTGAAATTACAATGTCCCCCGGCCCTTGCTGAGCATTCAGCCGAGGATACGATACCGTCTTTGTCCCCCCCCTCCGCCTTCAGTTCCACCTCTGAGGCCATCAAGAACCACTTACACAACCCACAGCTTCAACGGCCCCCAACCAACAAACCCTCCCCCAAAGTTGATGCCGGGATTCCCTTCCGTCGAGTCCATTCTCACCCACATATTCCCCTATCCCGCCAACCAATACTCTGCCAAGCCTCTTATCACGGGCTTCACGCTACCCTCGTGGGGCATTTCTGAGCGCTTGTTCCCAGCATAGCAGCCTCTGTGCTTACTGAATTTGGTACCATGTTCGTGTGTGTTGGAGGATGCGAGGATCCTTCCGAGATACGAGATCAGCGCCTATGAGATTGTGTCAGTCATGATCCATATCGTTGCCGCAGACGAATAGCCGCCCATTGATGTGAGGAGGAAGGCATTCGCGTAGGCACGAGTTGCAGGGCCTTTTGAAAAAGAGACGTCTGACCGTAAACTGTGGGAACGACACATGGGTTTGGGAGTCTGGCTCTAACATGAGAAGGACATGTCACAGGAAGATCACGCCGCACACTAGACATGGTATCCATGAAACTACTCGAGGCCCTTGTCGCAAGTGCTCCAGACGGTCTTGTCTCAGCCTGTAACAACCACTCGAGGTGATTCAGGTTGGTCACTCGCTGCAAACAGTATTTGCTCCGAAAATCATCTTGTCTTCAAGTCCAACGAAGCGTTGGACGTCAATTATATTTCAACAGACTTGGTGTGGACCAGATGCCTAATCATCTTGGTGCCTGCCTGGCTCAAGAACGCTCAGCCCACTCGAGATCAAATCTCAGAGGGTAAGACGCCAGAACTCCTTCCCTTATGTGCATAGTAAGATATATCATACAATGGGAATAATATAGAAAACAGTACAAGTCCCTCTATCCAGGAACAAACAAGCGACAGGGCCAGTCAATTGACTGCCTGTCATCGTATGCTATGTATATAACGCCATATCCCCCAATGTGATGCCCAACACCAGTCCTGCAGTGTCGTGAATGCAGGAAGATGCAAATGATACAAAAACGGTAGAAATCAGCGTCGTGTGGCCAGTGCCAGGCATTTCATGCAATCCGCTTGCTCAAATCATTGAAGATAGTAAATGGTATCCATATCCCGGGGATACAGCTTCTCCATTGGGTTGTTGATTTGCCAACGAAggatcttctcttcttcacgTCCTTCAGAACTGTAAAAAACTCGGTAGCCTTCCATGGGACTGACCGGTTGGCTGCCTCGCTCTCGAATGCGATGCAGCATTGCGAGGCGTCCATCAATCGCCTCTTGCGCGTTCCGCACATTGTCCCAAATGGCAAACATGGCCTGAACCACTCCCTGAACCATGTGCACATTCTCAATAATGTCGCTTAGGTGGGAAAGACGGCCACTTGCTGTAAAAACATCAACAGCTTCCGCCAAAACCATGGCTAGAACTGGTGCAGGTCCACTGAGGACTGTCTGGCCTCCACGATGAAGTCGTACAAGTGCCTTGGCCATATCCAATACTTGTGTTGCATGTTCATAGCATGTTTGTATATTGTGGGATGTAGTTTGGGGCGAAAGGCGTCCTGCTGCCAGCGTATGGCGACTGAGCTTGATCATGGCATGGTTGTAAAGAAGGTGCATGGTCAAGAAAGGTCCCAGCTCCCCTGCTAGCGCTGCAGACTCAAGATTTGAAGCGGTAAAAGCCAACCGGGAAGGCAAGGCGTTGCGCCACTCTTGAATGCGCTTCAGAATTCGTTGAGATGGCTCCAGATCCGTTTCCATCACATTCACTCGTCGAGCCATTCTGTAAATCCGGCATACGTCGTTAGACCAGATGTGTACCATCTGAACTAGGTACGCTGAAATGCCAAGCTCACGGTCTTGCGCGGTAGCGACGCCCAAGACGTAAGGGTTGAAGACAGGAGCgaatccatccatctcacGCTCGAAGCTCTGACCATCGGCGGGGAGGCGGGTATAGATATCTTCGGCGTTAATCATTGCTAAATGGTCAGGAAAGCGACCGTCAAGGCGCTCTAGCATGTAAAGAGACCAGAAAGTCCTTCTCCGGGCTTCACAGTACCCAGCCTTGTTCATTCCGAACGGAAATGTGACGAGGCCGGCTTCCTTTGACTcttcgatctcgacgttCAACTGAAggcaagctgctgaagctaCCGCAGCTGAGATCATCTCACTAGCTTCAGATGAGCGGGAAATTGAAATATAGTAGAGTGCCAGTAAAACTCTAGTCTGAACCAACTGAATACAGTTGGCTGTGGTTAACTTCTGAGCATAGTGCGCAACAGACGCGTACTCAAAAGCGATCGCCTTCGGTCCGCCAGAAAGCGCAACACCGACAGCGAGAATGCTGTACAGGATCATCAAATCCTCCGGCGTCTTGCGGTGCCCCGGGTTTACAACCCATGCCTTGAAGACGTTCTCGGGGATGAATCGCACGATCATGGTGCTGTCGAGATGGACGAAAAAGTGAGAAATCACAGAACGAATAGACTGGGGGTCGGACAGGGAGGGGTCAGTTCGCCAAGCTTGGTTGAGCACGTCTTCGGAAATTCGAGGGAGTTCGATTGCGGGAGGTTGAATGGGGACGTGAGGTCTGGGAGCCTCAACAGGCGGCAGTGCGTGCACTGGCTCACCCATCGAAACGTAACTATCATAGCCCGATCGAAGCCTCTTATGTGAGCCCGACTCTGGAGACTGGGGACGGAGAGCAGTTCGTGGCGACACCGGCGAACTGTTCTCGCTCTCATTGGGTATGGTTGGCCCATTCAATGTCCTGACATCGTCAAGCTCAGCCGGCGGTGTCGATGGTGATGTGTTATGCCCTCCTCGAGGCCTAGACAATGTTAACAAATCTAACTCGGAATGATGCTGCTCGATACAGAACTTACGCATTCTTGAATTTGCATACGCGACCAAACTTCTCGCACTGAACGCATCGAGGGTAGTCAGGATCACAttttatcttcttctcacgGCATGTCACACATGCAATCGCGAGTCGTTTTCTGGGTTTCCCAGCCTTGGTTACACCCCAGTGAGCGTTTACTGCCTCACCATCAATTACTGTCTTGCAATGACTGCCATCATCGTAGAAGTAGCACATTCCCTCGCCTGGCACTTCAGTGGCCCTGACAAATCTAGGTAAGAAATGTGTTCCGGTCCAGATCTTGGGGCCCAGTCCATCCTTTGAGGGAACACCATCAGTCGCCGTAgtgcttggtgttggtggagggATTGGAGCTCCTTGTGAAGACCCCTGATCGTTGTAAGTGGGAATCACACGTTCCTTAGGACTTGGAAAGTGAAGCCGAAACTGGTCCTGTGGTGGTCGAAATGAACCATCTCGAGATCCTAGAGAGTACTCAGATCGGCTTTCTTGGTGCACAGACCATCGGCCAGGTTGCCCTTCAGTAACTGATTCCTGGCGGGCATGCTCGCCATTGCGGAATCTAGGAGAGGCTGAACCAGAGTAAGACCGTGAGAGGCCATGGGCTGGGTGTCGGTCCGCTTCGAACTTGTTGTCGTAGGTGCGTGGTTGTGATAATGAAGGTGACAACGTGGGCGGGAAGTAAGATGTTGAATGATGTCTGTCACCAGATGGCGCACGAGTGCGATCCAGGGGAGATGTAGTAGAATAAGAGTTGTTGTGCTCTGAAAGGGGCGAGTGTGCTGGTCGGCCAGCTGGTGGTGGAGGTCCGAAGATACTACTCAAGGAAGGAAGTTGTTGTCGAGGCGCAGCTTGTGTGGTCGACTCTGGCCTTGACTGTTCACCATTCATCTTCTGATCTGCAGGCATTTCTGTTGTCAGAGACTTGTCATAGTTGTTCATGGATGGCGATGTAGGAGCTGGCGAGATCCAAGGTCGGTCCGCAGATGAGTTAGTAGAATAGGTCGATGCGCCTGGGCTTGTCGACTCTGGAGGAGTATTTGGGAAAACCAAACGAGGACGAGAATCTATGCTAGGTAAGACACCCATTGAGAGGACTACTCGATATGGCTCGAGTGGCAGCAAAAGAGCATTTGAGGCTGGAGAAACAGTGCTATAAAAGAGCTTCAAGGTCGAATAATGTAAACCGGCGCCGAATAATTGGTGGGGGAGGTCAGCAATTATCTATCCCCCTCGGATCGGATACAATTATTACACCAGCGGCGCGGCTCTTTTTGGGGCCAGCGTTGCTAAGACAGGCCACCGTAAAAGACGCGGTGGTACCCTAATACGGATAGCCCAAGACCAGGAACAAGCTGGTCTAGGAAGGGAAAGGAGGGGATGTACCAATCCTAACACGATCCAAACTGTCGGGTTGGGCGTGATGGTTTAATACTAGGAGAAGTCTACCAGAGTTGTCGGCCGATCCACCAAGTATACGTGGTTAGAAGACACAAACGTGTAGAGGGAGGGAAAGACAAGCCTCTATCTGATGAAAAACCAAGACGGTTGAAAAGTGATATAATTGAGACAGTTGTCAACTTCCAGCATTGGCTGGTTGGCGATGACTGCCAACCGCTTGGTTAACGACCGAAGCGCCTCCGCGTGGTAGAGGCGTGGGCGTGGACACTTTTGCTGGGTGTGGCCTTGGCTCCTTAGATTTGCGACAAGACGGATCAAAGAACGCCCAACGGAGGTTTGCATCCCTGTCCCAGTCTCTCAATCCCAGTCCCCCAATCCCGCCACGCGAAATGCGAGTCCCGGAGCGCCTCGTTAGAGGTGTGCCGTTGTCCACACGTGTACGGTGAATATCTGTGGCCTTATTTGCATGGGACATGATGGGTCCCTGGCTGGATGACTTGCGGATACTAGCGCAGATGTCGAGCGATCCCAGGCTGTTGGCCATCGACGCCAACGGCATTGTGGGTACAGTACATGACATGGCGTGCGAGCCAACCCAACGGCTCTCGTACACCCCTAAGCTGTGCAGTGCTTGGCGATGATCCTATCTGCAGGGATAGAGGCATGGGTCGCCGGGCACCGGGGGACGGGGCCGCGTGGGCGTGGCACGCCGATTTCTAGGAGTGTGTGGCTGATAGATGGATAACTGACGGCTGATGGCTCCCCAAGACCCAGGATACCAGACGCCGGCGTTGCGGCAAGCGGCCAGCGTCCAGCGGCCAACGGGTTGTGGGTGATTGTGGATGAGCTCCAGAATGCCGCGCGACACACAAGACAATCTTTAAAAACGGGGTGTATTTCAGCCAGAGAGCTCTCAACAAGAGTCAGGGAACCCGCCAAGGGGTGACGCCTTCCGTCAGCAAGATCCCTGATTCAGAGTAGGAAGCGGGAAGTAAAACCCAGGATAAGCAGTTGAGTAATAACATGCGTCGAAGAGATACCATCGCAAATTTGTTCAAAATACCCAGGCTAACAATCCCTCAACACCTTCC from Fusarium oxysporum Fo47 chromosome III, complete sequence harbors:
- a CDS encoding glycolipid 2-alpha-mannosyltransferase-domain-containing protein; the encoded protein is MTVARPVRALIAGGCILWCFFLWQIFAPSWSLRGPGDRYSNFERDPMLDPTDEPEGVLHRTSPRYAHDAKKTERIDATLLALVRNEEVDAMVMSMRDLERTWNSKFNYPWTFFNDKPFTEEFKRKTRAATKAKCNYEIIPKEHWDMPSWIDEELFQESAKILEKNGVQYASKISYHQMCRWNSGLFYKHPALKDIRYYWRVEPNVHFFCDVDYDVFRYMHDNNKTYGFTINLYDDPKTLPSLWPETVKFLAEHPNAIHENSAVAWVTDDIRRPSTNRKAQGYSTCHFWSNFEIADMSFWRSKTYEDYFNHLDRAGGFFYERWGDAPVHSIALGLFEDQSKIHWFRDIGYQHIPFFNCPNSPKCKGCVTGRLTDGEAWLHREDCRPNWFKYAGMG
- a CDS encoding WD40-repeat-containing domain protein, with the translated sequence MGFPDKPSAHLLGANGPVHALAYSASPGTYILTGSADRSIRLYNPFPSTSGPGDRHSVVPQGRLIQTYAAHGYEVLSLSVAADNERFVSAGGDRSVFLWDVSTAVTTKRFGGNVHGHTARINCVSFAGEGDSIIVSAGFDTTVRLWDTKSNSFKPIQVLDDANDAVTCLAIRGPEVLAGSVDGRVRSYDIRMGKVTTDVIGAPVTSLSLTRDGRTMLVGSLDNKLRLMDRDNGSCLRAYTDPGWKNEDVKLQALLGGKEKYVVVGDAMAGEPAPNGHGRIWAWDLLTGKLAAKVTVPWGPEGFEPKKKAVGRDGKEKARSNVVSCMAWREDGWGDQFCVGGTSGVVTVYGAL